A genomic stretch from Nitrospirota bacterium includes:
- a CDS encoding CTP synthase, giving the protein MPKFIFITGGVVSALGKGIAAASIGALLEAKGLRVTLQKLDPYINVDPGTLSPFEHGEVYVTDDGCETDLDLGHYERFTHARTCVDNNYTTGKIYHNVITKERRGDYLGDTVQVVPHITDEIRRAIKAAAKDEYDITIVEIGGTVGDIESLPFLEAIRQFRYDVGRENVLYVHLTLVPYISAAGELKSKPTQHSVKELRAIGIQPDVLICRADRQLSSDVKRKIALHCNLDPDAVIAAVDVETVYEVPLCFKDEGFGEILEKKLSLAATPEPDLSTWSEVVKRIKEPEHETTIAIVGKYVGLKDAYKSLTEALIHGGIANNARVDFHWVDSEEVEEKGAEHLLAEADGILVPGGFGSRGIEGKIASIRYAREKKIPYFGICLGMQTAVIEYGRNVCNLAANSTEFDARAKDPVIYLMGKWYNFRTGRVEERTKDSQMGGTMRLGAYPCVLKEGTRAFAAYSAKEISERHRHRYEFNNDYRSVLCGSGLEISGTSPDGELVEIVELKDHPWFVACQFHPEFKSKPIEPHPLFRSFIEAAIKERRSLFP; this is encoded by the coding sequence ATGCCTAAGTTTATATTCATAACCGGTGGAGTCGTCTCGGCGCTCGGCAAGGGCATTGCCGCTGCGTCGATCGGAGCGCTGCTCGAAGCAAAGGGGCTCAGGGTCACCCTGCAGAAGCTCGACCCCTACATCAATGTCGATCCCGGCACCCTCAGCCCGTTCGAGCATGGCGAGGTGTATGTCACCGACGACGGCTGCGAGACCGACCTCGACCTCGGCCATTACGAGCGCTTCACCCATGCGCGGACCTGTGTGGACAACAACTACACCACCGGCAAGATATACCACAATGTCATCACCAAGGAACGGCGGGGAGACTACCTCGGCGACACGGTCCAGGTCGTCCCGCACATCACCGACGAGATACGGCGCGCCATCAAGGCCGCTGCAAAGGATGAATACGACATCACCATCGTCGAGATCGGCGGCACGGTCGGCGACATCGAGAGCCTGCCTTTCCTCGAGGCGATCAGGCAGTTCAGGTACGACGTGGGAAGGGAGAATGTCCTCTACGTCCACCTTACCCTCGTTCCCTATATCTCCGCAGCCGGCGAGCTCAAGAGCAAGCCGACGCAGCACAGCGTCAAGGAGCTCAGGGCGATCGGTATCCAGCCCGACGTGCTCATCTGCAGGGCCGACCGGCAGCTCTCTTCGGACGTCAAGAGAAAGATAGCGCTCCACTGCAACCTCGACCCCGATGCGGTCATCGCTGCCGTCGACGTCGAGACCGTATACGAAGTGCCGCTCTGCTTCAAGGACGAAGGCTTCGGCGAGATCCTCGAAAAGAAGCTCTCGCTCGCTGCAACGCCCGAGCCCGACCTCTCGACCTGGTCCGAGGTCGTGAAGCGGATCAAGGAGCCCGAGCACGAGACGACGATCGCGATCGTCGGCAAGTACGTCGGCCTCAAGGATGCGTACAAGAGCCTCACCGAGGCGCTGATCCACGGCGGCATCGCGAACAACGCCCGCGTGGACTTCCATTGGGTCGATTCCGAGGAGGTGGAGGAGAAGGGCGCAGAGCATCTCCTGGCCGAAGCCGACGGCATCCTCGTTCCGGGCGGTTTCGGGTCGCGCGGCATCGAGGGCAAGATCGCCTCGATCAGGTACGCCCGCGAAAAGAAGATCCCCTACTTCGGCATCTGCCTCGGCATGCAGACTGCGGTGATAGAGTACGGCCGCAACGTCTGCAACCTCGCGGCGAACAGCACCGAGTTCGACGCCAGGGCGAAGGACCCGGTTATCTACCTCATGGGCAAGTGGTACAACTTCAGAACAGGCAGGGTCGAAGAGAGGACCAAGGATTCACAGATGGGCGGCACCATGCGGCTCGGCGCCTATCCCTGCGTGTTGAAGGAGGGGACACGCGCCTTTGCCGCCTATAGCGCGAAAGAGATATCGGAGCGCCACCGCCACCGCTACGAGTTCAACAACGACTACCGTTCTGTCCTCTGCGGCAGCGGCCTCGAGATCAGCGGCACCTCTCCCGACGGCGAGCTGGTCGAGATCGTCGAGCTGAAGGACCATCCCTGGTTCGTCGCCTGCCAGTTCCACCCTGAATTCAAGTCGAAGCCGATCGAGCCCCACCCGCTCTTCAGATCCTTCATCGAGGCAGCCATAAAGGAGCGGCGCTCCCTCTTTCCCTGA
- a CDS encoding PEP-CTERM sorting domain-containing protein — MVFTLLVFLVSDAYSLTYTFQSRDNSAPYSDMDDLDHNYYYSWRIKWALPSNQNIVGATLTFANIYDWKVEPDSLYIHLLDNPLALSTKIKYYNTGAYETTLWRGYDDEGGGDKFAGQGVRLDPVWSDPFGGSPRNLDLTYDLARLGGTIATTTGAINPGSVNILNTLSAYIKNDGKFGFGIDPDCHYYNNGITLTITTAVVPEPSTLLLLGAGVAGIGIVRKLRSTKPR; from the coding sequence ATGGTTTTTACGCTTCTGGTATTTCTTGTGTCCGATGCCTATTCTCTTACGTATACGTTTCAATCCCGTGATAACAGCGCCCCTTATTCTGATATGGACGACCTCGACCACAACTACTACTATTCGTGGCGTATCAAGTGGGCGCTGCCGAGCAACCAGAATATTGTCGGCGCCACCCTCACCTTCGCCAACATCTATGACTGGAAAGTCGAGCCTGACAGCCTTTACATTCACCTGCTCGACAATCCGCTGGCCCTGAGCACGAAGATAAAGTACTACAACACAGGAGCCTACGAGACGACGCTCTGGCGGGGGTATGATGACGAGGGCGGCGGCGACAAGTTCGCAGGTCAGGGAGTACGGCTCGACCCGGTCTGGAGCGACCCCTTCGGCGGCTCTCCGCGGAACCTCGACCTCACGTACGATCTTGCCCGCCTGGGCGGCACGATTGCCACTACAACAGGCGCGATCAATCCGGGGAGCGTCAATATTCTAAATACGCTCAGCGCATATATAAAAAATGACGGCAAGTTCGGGTTCGGCATTGATCCCGATTGCCACTACTACAACAACGGCATTACCCTGACCATAACAACTGCGGTGGTCCCTGAGCCCTCGACCCTGCTCCTCCTCGGCGCAGGAGTCGCCGGTATCGGTATAGTACGGAAGCTGCGCAGCACAAAGCCCCGGTAA
- a CDS encoding type III polyketide synthase encodes MSGSAEAARQAPHIAAVALAAPPCRIDQSSAKEFMVRHYADRLSPRMLQLMRTVFSHSSIARRSFAFDAPEELIDERPDQRIERFTRWAISLSSQAISGALSLSGLAASDVRGFVVNTCTGYICPGLSTYLVEELGLSRRIPAYDLVGSGCGGAIPNLRMAASLLGQGGTEAVVSASVEICSATFQMGEDLSLIVSNALFGDGAAAAVLWNRPEGLELVDSASVLFPEHRDDIRYVYRNGLLHNQLSTRLPQMVRKAAARIVEELLAPRGLTAAGIRRWAIHTGGEKIIAALKAELGLSEEQLAATRSVLEEYGNMSSPTVLFVLKELMERGIEKGEWCLMLAFGAGLSAHGYLLRMK; translated from the coding sequence GTGAGCGGGAGCGCAGAAGCAGCCCGGCAGGCGCCCCATATCGCTGCCGTCGCCCTTGCCGCTCCGCCGTGCAGGATCGACCAGTCCTCTGCGAAAGAGTTCATGGTACGCCACTACGCCGACCGCCTCAGTCCGCGGATGCTCCAGCTCATGCGCACCGTCTTCAGCCATTCCAGCATCGCGCGGCGCTCCTTTGCGTTCGATGCGCCCGAAGAGCTGATCGACGAACGCCCCGACCAGCGCATCGAACGGTTTACCCGCTGGGCGATCTCCCTGTCGTCGCAGGCGATCTCCGGGGCGCTCTCCCTGAGCGGGCTCGCCGCGTCCGATGTGCGCGGCTTCGTCGTCAATACCTGCACCGGCTATATCTGCCCGGGGCTCTCGACCTATCTCGTCGAAGAGCTCGGCCTCTCCCGCCGGATACCGGCCTACGACCTCGTCGGCAGCGGCTGCGGCGGCGCGATCCCGAATCTCCGGATGGCGGCATCGCTCCTCGGGCAAGGCGGGACAGAGGCGGTCGTCAGCGCCTCGGTCGAGATCTGCAGCGCCACCTTCCAGATGGGGGAGGACCTGAGCCTCATCGTCTCGAACGCGCTCTTCGGCGACGGCGCTGCAGCAGCGGTCCTCTGGAACCGGCCCGAAGGCCTCGAGCTCGTCGACTCCGCATCGGTCCTCTTCCCCGAGCACCGGGACGATATCCGGTACGTCTACCGGAACGGCCTTCTCCACAACCAGCTCTCGACGAGGCTGCCGCAGATGGTGAGAAAGGCGGCAGCCCGCATAGTCGAAGAGCTCCTCGCCCCGCGGGGGCTGACCGCTGCCGGGATAAGGCGCTGGGCGATCCACACCGGCGGAGAAAAGATCATCGCCGCCCTCAAGGCAGAGCTCGGCCTTTCCGAAGAGCAGCTCGCCGCCACCCGTTCGGTGCTGGAAGAGTACGGGAATATGTCGTCGCCTACGGTGCTCTTTGTCCTGAAAGAGCTTATGGAGCGGGGTATCGAAAAAGGTGAGTGGTGCCTCATGCTCGCCTTCGGCGCAGGCCTCTCGGCGCACGGGTACCTGTTGAGGATGAAGTAA
- a CDS encoding radical SAM protein — translation MNVLIVNTNRHTMPVPVMPVGACMVADAAARAGHEVRFLDCAFEKDPLRALARELGKSVPDVVGLSIRNIDNNDVHNPTCFIKGLRSLIVAIRNATGAAIVLGGAAVAVMPEEIMRYTGVHCAVLGDGEVVFPRVLAALESGASLQHIPGIAWIERGRFRKNPCLASLQSESCAAPDFPRWIAIKTYTSRLATVPLQTKLGCQFKCIYCTYNKIEGSTYRLFSPGSVAAAVGKFASLGFHDIEFVDNVFNAPYEHALAVCDALARSRPRVRLQSLELNPLFLDDALITGMERAGFTAAGITVESASDAVLAGLGKNFSARHVYNVAEVMRRHRLPCLWIFLLGGPGETQETVKETLRFATTAVRSDDAVFFNIGIRIYPGTPLEAIARKQGLLSLSPQEMLESVFYISPEVSYNWIAREIQEAMNTHMNFICSDSIGLPFLPSLHRMGYRLGIRPPLWRYTRFIRRGLRLAGMRV, via the coding sequence ATGAACGTCCTTATCGTAAATACCAATCGCCATACCATGCCGGTGCCGGTCATGCCGGTGGGCGCCTGCATGGTCGCCGATGCCGCTGCACGGGCAGGCCACGAGGTGCGCTTCCTCGATTGCGCCTTCGAGAAAGATCCCCTCCGGGCCCTGGCGAGAGAGCTCGGGAAGAGCGTGCCCGATGTCGTCGGGCTCTCGATACGCAACATCGATAATAACGATGTCCACAACCCCACCTGCTTCATCAAGGGGCTGCGCTCCCTCATCGTAGCGATCAGGAACGCGACCGGGGCGGCCATCGTCCTCGGCGGCGCAGCGGTTGCGGTCATGCCCGAAGAGATCATGCGCTATACCGGGGTCCATTGCGCGGTGCTGGGCGACGGCGAGGTCGTCTTTCCGCGGGTCCTTGCTGCCCTCGAGAGCGGCGCCTCTCTGCAGCACATTCCGGGAATCGCCTGGATCGAGAGGGGCCGCTTCAGGAAGAATCCCTGCCTCGCATCCCTTCAATCAGAGAGCTGCGCCGCTCCCGACTTCCCGCGGTGGATAGCGATAAAGACCTACACCTCCCGTCTCGCAACCGTTCCGCTCCAGACCAAGCTCGGCTGCCAGTTCAAATGCATTTACTGCACCTACAATAAAATCGAGGGCTCGACCTACCGCCTCTTCAGCCCCGGGAGCGTCGCGGCTGCGGTCGGCAAATTCGCCTCCCTCGGCTTTCACGATATCGAATTCGTCGATAACGTATTCAACGCTCCCTATGAGCACGCCCTCGCGGTCTGCGATGCCCTCGCCCGCTCCCGCCCCCGGGTGCGGCTCCAGAGCCTCGAGCTGAACCCGCTCTTCCTCGACGACGCCCTGATCACCGGCATGGAACGGGCAGGCTTCACCGCTGCCGGCATCACGGTCGAGAGCGCTTCGGACGCGGTGCTCGCGGGTCTCGGCAAGAACTTCTCTGCGCGGCATGTCTACAACGTGGCGGAGGTGATGCGCCGCCACCGCCTCCCCTGCCTCTGGATCTTCCTGCTCGGGGGTCCGGGAGAGACGCAGGAGACGGTGAAGGAGACGCTCCGGTTCGCGACGACCGCCGTGCGCAGCGACGACGCGGTCTTCTTCAATATCGGCATCCGCATCTATCCCGGCACGCCGCTCGAGGCGATAGCACGGAAACAGGGGCTCCTATCGCTCTCTCCCCAGGAGATGCTCGAGTCGGTGTTCTACATCTCTCCCGAGGTGTCGTATAATTGGATAGCGCGCGAGATACAGGAAGCCATGAACACGCATATGAACTTCATCTGCTCCGACTCCATAGGCCTGCCGTTCCTCCCCTCGCTCCACCGCATGGGATACCGTCTGGGGATACGTCCTCCCCTCTGGCGCTACACCCGCTTTATTCGGCGGGGACTTCGCCTGGCGGGAATGCGCGTGTGA
- a CDS encoding YIP1 family protein has protein sequence MATYKERLIAASKLNSALYEEVEADTTAMNQAMLTVILSSVAAGIGTIGRGGVAGIVLGAVAALAGWFVWALLTYLIGTKLLPQPQTQATLGEMLRTIGFSSAPGLIRVAGIIPGLTGIVFFAASVWMLVAMVIGVRQALDYTSTLRAVVVCLIGWLLQVIIIGLLFYSFGGLPRTF, from the coding sequence CATCGAAGCTGAACAGCGCACTGTACGAGGAGGTCGAGGCCGACACCACCGCCATGAACCAGGCGATGCTGACGGTCATTCTCTCGAGCGTCGCCGCAGGCATCGGGACCATCGGGAGGGGCGGTGTCGCGGGTATCGTCCTGGGCGCTGTCGCAGCCCTCGCCGGATGGTTCGTCTGGGCCCTCCTCACCTATCTCATCGGTACGAAGCTGCTGCCGCAGCCCCAGACGCAGGCCACCCTGGGCGAGATGCTGCGCACCATCGGCTTTTCGAGCGCGCCGGGGCTCATCAGGGTAGCGGGCATCATCCCGGGGCTGACCGGCATCGTCTTTTTCGCCGCCTCGGTCTGGATGCTCGTCGCCATGGTCATAGGAGTGCGGCAGGCGCTCGACTACACGAGCACCCTCCGCGCCGTCGTCGTCTGCCTCATCGGCTGGCTTCTTCAGGTGATCATCATCGGGCTGCTCTTCTACTCGTTCGGCGGCCTCCCGCGCACCTTCTGA